A region of Microbacterium suwonense DNA encodes the following proteins:
- a CDS encoding transglutaminase-like domain-containing protein: MPENRTVLSRTEDAAGSDYTVKVATAAPTLEQIRASTASGAPTPELPDDLPPIIAQLASEVTAGADTDYDRLIALQDWFRTEFSYSLEAPVEEGFDGTGAEAVATFLDKRTGYCIHFAGAFALMTSTLGMPVRIVVGYLPGTATDEKRGDDTVYSVTSDQLHSWPEVHFAGIGWVPFEPTATLGVPTAFAAESSEGGNGDGPDAPQPTIAPSESSSTAPTSSAGPDDDLGADGAAPLQRLNPTPVMLTVLGILVLLALPMLVREVRRTVRMGRARSGDAMAAWQELSDALVDLGLAAPEVQTARVRADALAMTRGVDPAALSPLVRAVEHTSYAETAPDAENLANPLRIVLAQLAASVDPRQRVLARMLPASLFLRRR, translated from the coding sequence GTGCCCGAGAACCGCACCGTGCTCAGTCGCACCGAGGACGCGGCCGGGTCGGACTACACGGTGAAGGTCGCCACCGCCGCGCCGACCCTGGAGCAGATTCGGGCGTCGACGGCATCCGGCGCACCGACACCCGAGCTGCCCGACGACCTTCCGCCGATCATCGCTCAGCTGGCGAGCGAGGTGACCGCGGGCGCCGACACCGATTACGACCGGCTGATCGCCCTGCAGGACTGGTTCCGCACCGAGTTCTCGTACTCGCTGGAGGCCCCGGTCGAGGAGGGGTTCGACGGCACGGGCGCCGAGGCCGTGGCGACCTTCCTGGACAAGCGCACCGGGTACTGCATCCACTTCGCGGGCGCGTTCGCGCTGATGACGTCGACGCTCGGGATGCCGGTGCGGATCGTCGTCGGCTATCTGCCCGGCACCGCCACGGATGAGAAGCGCGGCGACGACACCGTCTACTCGGTCACCAGCGACCAGCTGCACTCCTGGCCCGAGGTGCACTTCGCCGGCATCGGCTGGGTGCCCTTCGAGCCCACCGCCACGCTCGGCGTGCCGACAGCCTTCGCCGCCGAGTCGTCCGAGGGCGGTAACGGCGACGGCCCGGATGCCCCGCAGCCGACCATCGCCCCGTCCGAGAGCTCCTCCACGGCGCCCACGAGCTCGGCGGGGCCCGATGATGACCTCGGCGCCGATGGTGCGGCGCCGCTGCAGCGACTGAACCCGACCCCCGTGATGCTGACGGTGCTCGGCATCCTCGTGCTGCTCGCGCTGCCGATGCTGGTGCGCGAGGTGCGGCGCACTGTGCGGATGGGGCGGGCCCGGTCGGGCGATGCGATGGCAGCCTGGCAAGAGCTGTCGGACGCGCTGGTGGATCTGGGGCTGGCGGCACCCGAGGTGCAGACGGCGCGCGTGCGTGCCGATGCGCTCGCGATGACGCGCGGAGTGGATCCGGCGGCGCTGAGCCCGCTGGTGCGGGCCGTCGAGCACACCAGCTATGCCGAGACCGCCCCGGACGCCGAGAACCTGGCGAACCCGCTGAGGATCGTGCTCGCACAACTGGCCGCGAGCGTGGACCCGCGACAGCGCGTGCTGGCGCGGATGCTGCCGGCATCCCTGTTCCTGCGCCGACGCTGA
- a CDS encoding rhodanese-related sulfurtransferase translates to MPTPKIVLFYAFAPLADPDAIRLWQRDLGEVLKLRGRILISEHGINGTLGGDLPAVKKWLRRFRDYPAFKDADVKWSEGTGLDADGYSLDFPKLSVKVRDEIVSFGAPGELAVDEHGVVGGGARLSPEQLHELIAERGDEVVFFDGRNALEAEIGRFRNAVVPDTENTRDFVRLLDEGAYDELKGKPVVTYCTGGIRCEVLSSLMVSRGFGEVYQLDGGIARYGETYGDDGLWEGSLYVFDRRGSVEFSDHAAVIGECAGCGASTSRTANCPEPTCRRQFVVCAACGAVACPEHA, encoded by the coding sequence GTGCCCACCCCCAAGATCGTGCTGTTCTACGCGTTCGCGCCGCTGGCGGACCCGGACGCGATCCGGCTGTGGCAGCGCGACCTCGGCGAGGTGCTGAAGCTGCGTGGACGCATCCTGATCTCCGAGCACGGCATCAACGGCACGCTCGGCGGCGACCTGCCCGCGGTGAAGAAGTGGCTGCGCCGGTTCCGTGACTATCCGGCGTTCAAGGACGCCGACGTGAAGTGGAGCGAGGGCACCGGGCTGGATGCCGACGGCTACAGCCTCGACTTCCCCAAGCTCAGCGTGAAGGTGCGCGACGAGATCGTCTCCTTCGGGGCGCCGGGCGAGCTCGCCGTCGATGAGCACGGCGTCGTGGGCGGCGGAGCCCGGCTGAGCCCCGAGCAGTTGCACGAGCTGATCGCCGAGCGTGGTGACGAGGTGGTGTTCTTCGACGGACGCAATGCGCTCGAGGCCGAGATCGGGCGCTTCCGCAACGCGGTGGTCCCCGACACCGAGAACACCCGCGACTTCGTCCGGCTGCTCGACGAGGGCGCCTACGACGAGCTGAAAGGCAAGCCGGTCGTCACGTACTGCACCGGCGGCATCCGCTGCGAGGTGCTCTCCAGCCTGATGGTCTCGCGCGGCTTCGGCGAGGTGTATCAGCTCGACGGTGGCATCGCCCGCTACGGCGAGACCTACGGCGACGACGGGCTGTGGGAGGGGTCGCTGTACGTCTTCGACAGGAGAGGCTCGGTGGAGTTCTCGGATCACGCCGCTGTCATCGGCGAGTGCGCCGGATGCGGGGCGAGCACCAGCCGGACGGCGAACTGCCCCGAACCCACCTGCCGCCGTCAGTTCGTCGTGTGCGCCGCGTGCGGCGCCGTCGCCTGCCCCGAGCACGCCTGA
- a CDS encoding AAA family ATPase translates to MTETVTEQITAERFAEQTSRIIASVSSVIDGKPEAVRSALTCLFAEGHLLIEDVPGVGKTMLARALAASVHATVRRIQFTPDLLPGDVTGVAVYDPVAREFEFKRGAVFAHIVIADEINRASPKTQSALLEAMEEGQVTVDGATHPLPQPFLVVATQNPLEMEGTYPLPEAQRDRFMMRISMGYPDAAAETLMLRQRERSNPLAAITPVTDATTVRALIAWTRRVHVAESLEEYAVALAQATRQDPSLHLGASPRATLQLVRAAKVRAALDGREFVVPDDIAELVIPVFAHRLLAARGVHRAGSQPVEAALTQIISRVPVPFADTRR, encoded by the coding sequence ATGACCGAGACCGTCACCGAGCAGATCACTGCCGAACGCTTCGCCGAGCAGACCTCCCGGATCATCGCCTCGGTCTCGTCGGTGATCGACGGGAAGCCGGAGGCGGTGCGCAGCGCCCTGACCTGCCTGTTCGCCGAGGGTCACCTGCTGATCGAGGACGTGCCCGGCGTCGGCAAGACCATGCTCGCCCGCGCGCTTGCCGCGAGCGTACACGCCACGGTGCGCCGCATCCAGTTCACGCCCGACCTGCTGCCGGGCGATGTCACCGGTGTGGCCGTGTACGACCCGGTGGCCCGCGAGTTCGAGTTCAAGCGCGGCGCCGTCTTCGCCCACATCGTCATCGCCGACGAGATCAACCGCGCCTCGCCCAAGACCCAGTCCGCTCTGCTGGAGGCGATGGAGGAGGGGCAGGTCACCGTCGACGGCGCCACGCATCCGCTCCCCCAGCCGTTCCTGGTGGTCGCCACCCAGAATCCGCTGGAGATGGAGGGCACCTATCCGCTGCCCGAGGCCCAGCGCGACCGGTTCATGATGCGCATCTCGATGGGGTACCCGGATGCTGCGGCCGAGACCCTCATGCTGCGCCAGCGTGAGCGATCCAACCCCCTTGCGGCGATCACCCCGGTGACCGACGCGACCACCGTGCGCGCGTTGATCGCCTGGACCCGACGCGTGCACGTCGCCGAGTCCCTCGAGGAGTACGCCGTCGCTCTCGCCCAGGCCACCCGACAGGACCCCAGCCTGCACCTGGGCGCGAGCCCGCGTGCGACGCTGCAGCTGGTGCGCGCGGCGAAGGTGCGCGCTGCTCTGGACGGACGCGAGTTCGTCGTGCCGGACGACATCGCCGAGCTGGTCATCCCGGTCTTCGCCCACCGGCTGCTGGCCGCACGCGGGGTGCACCGTGCCGGCAGCCAGCCGGTGGAGGCGGCGCTGACCCAGATCATCTCGCGCGTGCCGGTCCCGTTCGCCGACACCCGCCGCTGA
- a CDS encoding DUF58 domain-containing protein produces MSTLGPLLLRTTDPFGLVQREQAFGDTRTITVIPQTVALIPLPTKVGAAGGTAQTRSTRLGQGADNLIPRPYASGDSRRRIHWRATAHRGDLMVRQEEEEASPDALVVLDRAADRWDRPGDDVDPAFETAVTLCGSVALRLAQDGYSVDVVDSAGVLLGRCAAMRRIGRT; encoded by the coding sequence ATCAGCACGCTCGGGCCGCTGCTGCTGCGCACCACGGATCCGTTCGGGCTCGTCCAGCGCGAGCAGGCGTTCGGCGATACGCGCACGATCACCGTCATCCCGCAGACGGTCGCGCTGATCCCACTGCCCACCAAGGTCGGCGCCGCCGGCGGCACCGCGCAGACCCGCTCGACCCGGCTCGGCCAGGGCGCCGACAACCTCATCCCACGCCCGTACGCCTCCGGCGACTCGCGTCGTCGCATCCACTGGCGCGCCACCGCGCACCGTGGCGATCTGATGGTGCGCCAGGAAGAGGAGGAGGCCAGTCCCGACGCACTGGTCGTGCTCGACCGAGCAGCCGACCGCTGGGATCGCCCCGGTGACGACGTGGATCCGGCGTTCGAGACCGCCGTGACCCTGTGCGGGTCCGTCGCGCTGCGATTGGCGCAGGACGGCTACAGCGTCGACGTGGTCGACAGCGCGGGCGTGCTGCTGGGGCGCTGCGCGGCCATGAGGAGGATCGGGAGGACCTGA